The genomic DNA tcctgcattttctcctaatctgatctgggaggagaggagtttgtttttaactgctctaacttttactgcagccctggctcagtcagagacaggacaacaaaggtgaaagatctcaatgattgtaattgaagcaaacttcaccttttgctaactccttaaaaacctttttgcaCTTAAGTCTAAAGGAAAAGATTCCCTTCTAActgtgatcagggaaaaagaCAAACGCGAGGGTCTGATGGAAAACTTTAACAGAGGTTTTTAGCCAGAACGCATTCATTGGGaagaggtgtttcagcaagagtgagctcctggaatgaatttacaGTTTCAGGAGTCCTTTCTCCCAAAATTCAACTAACCAGTTTCCCTTTTTAAACAAAGTATAGACACTTCACAACTTGACATAGACTCACGGACACAGACAAATTCAAAACGTACAAAATATAGGACAAAATTCAAAACGTACAAGAcatagaacagaaccaaaaatgGGTAGATCAGATTGAAAGCTAAACCAAGTGTccttagaggaaagaaaaaataaaccagattTCCCCTTCAGGGATATACATATGCCTTCAATTTTATCACACCCCCATTCTCTGAACACGCGTATTCCTGAATCCAGGTAGTGTGTTAACAGAGACCAGATGGCTAGCCCAGAATAGAATCTTATctctagaggtctgaaaaccagGATTCTCCATTGGCCAAAAAGTGACAAGTCAGCAAAGAGCCCCTTCTCTGAGACCATcaccccacatcagagtcctaggaaaagaaatccccaggagctcACCCTATGGTCTCTTATCCAGAGGTTCAACTTTCTGCTGAGACTAGAGCCATTATACTATAGGAAGGAGGACATAGGGTAGATATTTGGGAAATTCCTGTCTAGTTGGGCTCCTTGTGCCAGTCAGAGCACCCCACTAACTCAAGTGGTCTTCAACCTGTCCTCATCTGGAAGAATGGCACTATCCCAACTCAGGGAAAAAGGTTTGCCCAGTAAGCTACAACAACAGCTACATCTGAATGTTCAGGACATGTGCCCAACGTCCCAGAAGTCATGTCAGTAGCAGATCAGTGCCACCCTAGAAAGGGAAAGGGCTATCTTGTCCATTGGTTTCTGGGAATCCACTTTATAGGATGACTTGCCTGGTAAGAATAGACTGTTTTTAGAAATAATTCTGGCTGATTCACTCTTTATTCTGTCTCCAGTGCAAAGTAGCTTTGGCCTCAAAGTCTTACTCTCTCAGAGGGTTTTATACACCTTGCAAAAGTACCACAAGTCCTCTTCAAAAGCCAAGCTTGCTTTCCTTTGGAAGAGTTTAGAGAACTCACTCTCACAAATGGTGTGGGGGACTAAGGGATATATGGTGGCAAAATCTCTGAAGCAATATGAACCCCAGGCAGGAGTTCACCTATCAGCTTGTTTCTCCCTGGTGGCAAACAGAAGGCTGCTAGGGGTGGAGTTGGGTGTAGAGTGAGTGctttaaaaatgagctggagggacTTCCGGGggcggagcaaagatggcagctggacagcagtgagctccccgccgagtccctccaaaaacctataaaaattgctctgaaccaattctagaactgcagaacccacaaaacagcagagggaagcagggctccagcccaggacagcctggatggtctctgggtgaggtctatcccacacagagctgggagctgagctgggagcagagcagaccagagcccagcgtgagctgctcggaccaaccagaccaggagccaggccgAGTGGgacctagggccctgaatcagtgagctgcggcagttaccagacttctcaaccaacaaacaccaaagacagcggagaaggttagtgggaaaagctgcgggagtggaaggagttggcgGTTCcaccactgcccctggggcagcggaggtggggtagctacagctgctgttgcttccgaccgcaggcccacctggtgggaggaattaagtggtggatcagagcaggagtgcacagcctgctgaagatctaagcccagtccgggttgggggttcttggggaaggaggagtgctggtgtggcagagctggcgcatcccccccccaaacgtggaacatagaactctttagtctacaagcagtcataccccgctgaaaaactcaagggtcaagttaattggtggggaatatggccaggcagcgaaaacacacccagattcagtctcagactttggattctttctttggtgacaaagaagaccaaaacatacagacagaaaaatttaacaaagtgcaagagcctacaccaaaagcctccaagaaaaacatgaactggtcccaggccatgtggaagagctcaaaaaggatttggaaaagcaagttagagaagtagaggaaaaattgggaagagaaatgagaaggatgcaagaaaaccatgaaaaacaagtcaaagacttgctaaaggagacccaaaaaaatactgaaaaatacactgaagaaaacaacaccttaaaaaatagactaattcaaatggcaaaagagctccaaaaagccaatgaggagaagaatgtcttgaaaggcagaattagccaaatggaaaaggggatccaacagaccactgaagaaaatcctaccttaaaaattagattggagcaagtggaagctagtgactttatgagaaatcaagatattataaaagagaaccaaaggaatgaaaaaatggaagacaatgtgaaatatctcattggaaaaaccactgacctggaaaatagatccaggagagataatttaaaaattattggactacctgaaagccatgatgaaaaaaagagcctagatatcatctttcaagaaattatcaaggagaactgccctgatattctagagccagagagtaaaatagaaattgaaagaatccacagattgcctcctcaaatagatcccaaaaagaaaactcctaggaacattgtcgccaaattccagagctcccagatcatggagaaaatactgcaagcagccaggaagaaacaatttgaatactgtggaaaaataatcaggataacacggaatctggcagcttccacattaagggaccaaagggcttgggatacgatattcctgaggtcaatggagctagaattaaaaccaagaatcacctacccagcaaaactgagtatcatgctccaaggcaaaatatggattttcaataaaatagaggactttcaagctttctcagtgaaaagaccagagctgaatagaaaatttgactttcaaacacaagaatcaagagaagcatgaaaaaagttcaagaagacgcacttcatacctttgggctgcaagcctcaggagttgatgtctcatggccggtagcattgcactgcctctcctcgcttccacaggctgccgtcctgtgttgggaggcctggggatctctgccagttttgggtgcccagctttctcccagcctgacTCCAATGTTGATTTCCATggccgcttctgctttggtgctgtctggagtgGCTCCACATGCTgagcgctctcccagcctacagattcatccctttggcctttcagactctcctggattggaaatttgccttactcaggctgctcacagtttctaactctctcaaatctgctcagattcacttttttgtaGGAATCTgatagaacttgtgagagagctctggtaagacgctgttttcatggggccatcttggctctgccctggtaaaaactatttttttgcatttcacCCATACTGCCTTGTGTCCTCCATAACTGTCAATTGTTTGATGAGTGAATGAGAAGCCTGAAACATTCTGAAGTGTGGGTTCTGTTTTGTGCTTTTGTGTTGATGCTGTGGGAAAACTTTAATGcatgtttgaacctagccctgcatggctgagAGACTAGACTTACTGCTTAGAGACCAGATTTTTTTAGTGCTTAACTCAGGATGTACTTCCCCAAAAAAACTTCCAAGGGGGAATGCAAGGAGTTTCTTCCCATTATACATCTCAAGCTACCTTCGTGTCTTCTCTGAAAACTACCTCTGTGCTGGCCAGTCAGCTattgtttccttgttcctttgtttgaactatatgtatatatgtatgtatgtatgcacatatgtgtgtgtgtgtgtgtgtgtgtgtaatgtaaaAGCTCCCGAGACTCTGAGGGAATAGGCCACCTATTTTGGCCCTTCCCACTGCTGAATGACTTAAAATTCTTTCTAAGTTTTTCAATGCTGGGTTTTGTTCTTGACCAACCAACAATGGTTGGGTTTCCAATGACCCACCCAGGTGTGGTAGTGGGAAGAATCCTGTATTATCAGTTAGGAGAAATGAGTTTGGGTCCTCAATCTGCCAAGAGCAACTGTGTTACCTTGGGTCacctaaatatttttaagtatatgataaatttaacctgttgtcaccaaatttcttctgcttgtctgtgtctctttccagctttcttcCTGATCTTCTTGTCTTTTGCCCtaaaaccctctcctcttccaaaactctctctttcctttgaaggcaccaccattcttccaatctCTTACGTTCATATAATTGCCAATTTCCTacactcctcactctccctcaccccatacacctaatcagttgccaaaactTGTTGTTTATACTTTTACAACATCTATCACATCTGACCacctctctccattcacataacTACCATCTCAGTTTTAGGCCTTTACCACctctgttgttactgttgttattttaatcgtgtctgactctccatgaccctaattgggtttttgtggcaaagatactggaatggtttgccatttacttctccagctcatttcacagatgagaaaactgtggcaaacgggttaagtgatttgctcagggtcacatgccagtaagtatctgaggccagatttgaactcataaagatgagtcttttatttgaagattCTTGTAAAATCTTTATTTGAAGATATTCTTATAAAAAACATAGTGCTGGATTctcctttctaatccattttgctttcctattcaattttatgggtgaatttagCCCATGAACATTCACAAATATGATCACGAATTGTATATTTACTTTCTTGCTgttctcttgttttttctttccttatgctccACATATTATTATGAGGACAAGAACTCTTTCATATATCCTTGTACCATTCTCTACATGCACGGTGTGTTGTGTAATAATATGAACATCAATTGAATAATGTAGCACTAGAATCGGtgtttaaatggaaaaaaattttctaaaaggTGTTGAAtaaaatttgaagaaagaaaaaaaaagatacttcaaTCCTGATACCCAGAGAATATTTAGTGCTTTTATATGAACAGTTAGTTAGTGAAGGAACTGAATGATCAGGCTAGAGGAAATTTCTCTGGCTTTTTTCTTTGTCGAAAGTTCTAGCTTGCACTAAAGCCTCAACACACGACATGAATGCTTTTAACAATCTTGTTTAATATTCGAGTACTAAGGCAGTTTTTACTGTAAGGTTCCTGACTTAAAGGAACTTAAGTTCGAAGTCAGCATGATGCAGTTTCTGAATAAAACATAAACCTTgcgcaagtaaaaaaaaaaaaaataagctggagaaggaaatggcaaaccactccagtatccttgcagGAAAATCCTaaatatggtcacaaagagttgcacaactgcaatgactgaataacaattcaTGGGGTGATTGCCGCCTTTCTATTTAGATAACATCCCCTGTGAATTCCTAGTTTTCAagtactattctttttttttaaattttaattttctttattattcaaaaaacatatcctttttatttacttttttgactCTGTGCTTGTGTCTTCAACAACTTCACAACAATTTTCTGCTCCTCAATCAGGAAAGCATGCTTGATCCTGTCACAGACGCACTTAGCACACATGGAGCCACCATAAACCCTGCTGACATGCTTTTTTGTCTTCGATAGCCTCATAAGAACTTTAGGTCTCACTGCACGAACACCTCGAAGTCTTCCTGGGCATACACCACAGGCTGATTTTGGTGCTTTTCCAACTTTCTTGGTATAAAGGTAAACAATTCTGTTACCCGGGGTTCGTGACAGCCGAGTTTTGTTGGAAGCTGTATTGTAGGACAGCCTACGGTGATATGTCAGACGCTGAACCATTTTTAATTTCTGTCAGGTCCATCACCggaagagggaaaagatcaaGTACTATTCTACCTTCTGTGATGAAACTGCTCCTTTCTATGTCATCTGGCTTGGCtgacatgtgcgtgtgtgtatgtgtgtgtgtctgtgtgtgagagagagagagagtgagataaagagagagagacagagagagagagacagagagagaataattgTATATGTAGGGGCTGGGAGGTTTGTACccctaatttattttaaaactcaaTCAGATTTATGACTTCaggatatatgcatatgtgtttatatacatttgtgtatatatatatacacatatatatgtgtgtgtatatacaggtatatatatatatgtatttatgtatgtatatatatgtataaatatttataaatgtagATATAAAACTATTGTTTCAAATGTCTATCTTACAGTGATTGTATAGACTATCATTGTCTTGAAAAGCCAGATAAGAGCTCAGATATTCTTTCTGTAATTTCACATCCCAGACAAGCAGTCAACAAGCCTTTTCCTGATTGCCTCCAGTGGGAGAGAACCTCCCTAGAACCTCCCTAGgcagctcattgtccatttgaTGGTTCTAAGGATCATCATGATTCCCCTGACCTTCAACCCCAGTCTGCCTCTCTCCAGCTCTCTGgcctctccctgctcccctcaGACATGCTTTCACCCCATGGATCCCATagtcctccctctcctcttctcccagtgtccCTGACTCcgagtgtctgtctgtctgtctctctgtcatctTTTCAGTGTCCAAGTATTCAATTCTCATCAACCACTGGGCTGAAAACTTCCAAATCTCCATATACAAACCCTCATCTCCTTCCCAAGCTCCAGTCATATAGCTCCAaatgcctgcttgtcatttccaGTGGGAAGTTCCATGGGCATTCCAAACTCACTCATTATCTAAACCCCAAAACTCAACCctcctaatttctctatttctgttgaggtcaCTAAGTCAACAAGAATTGATTCATCACTCACTATGTGTTCTAGGCATTGTACGACCGCTGTTTCAGCCCCCCAGGTTTAAAACCCTGGAGTCATCCTAGACTTATGATGCTCACTGCACCCCCACCTCCAATACACCAAGTGACCAAGTTGTCATTACTTCACTTCTCCACATTTCTCACATAGGTCTCCTCCCCCACTCATACCATAACTGCTCTAGTTCAAGGCTGGGCAATAGCAGTGTTCTCCTAATTAGGGCGAAGCAGATAGGTTCTCCATCCATTGCAGGTTCATCTTTGGAAGCTCagtcatgcagtggatagagcactgggcctggattcagtgTGAGCTGAGTTCAGTTGGCTCAGGGTCTGAGGCTGATGCTTTGACTCAGACCCTTAACACTTCTGTGACCTGGGAAAAGTCACTGAGCTTCTGGCTGCTTCAGaaccctcaactgtaaaatggtggcCCCTCCCTCCCGGGGATGGTGTGAAGATCACATGAAATAACAGTTATAAAGAGCACAGTAAATACTTGGAGCTCAATGAATGCtagttccttccccacccccttcatctAGCCACTCCCCTCAAGTACCCACCCTCACACagtttccacattggcatccctAAATCACACTGATTTCTCAATCTCACCATATTATTCCTCTGATCAAGGAGCTGGAGTGGCAACTAGAGTCCCCAAGGGAGAACACTAACTCTTCTGCttgtcttttaaagtccttcacaatctggatcCAGCCTCCCTTTTCAGGCTGATTACCCAGGCCTCCCCTTCATGAATGCAGCCCCTCAGCCAGACTGGCCTGCTTGCTGTGCCCTACGTGCGATATGACATCCCTCTCTTTGTACCTTCACAAggctgtcccttatgcctggaataccctccctcctcacctctaagAACCCCATCTCTCTTTGGCTCAGTTCCAGGGCCACCTTCTTTCAAGAGACTGTCCTGATCTCCCCAGATGTCAGTGctgccctcctcctcatctccaatcCTGAATGTAAACTTTGAAAATGTGGTCCTTCAGTAGAATGTCATATTCTTGAGGACAGGATTGTTCCCTTTTTGTCATTATACCCATAGTGCCAAACACAGCAACTAGGACATTGTAGGCACAACAGAAACACTTCCTGATGACTCTGATGCCCTTGAGACATGACTGAGCCAGCCCTCCACTCTTCTGAATGAGATTCTCATCCCAGAATGTTGAAATGGGACATGCCTTTGGAGTCAGTGGACAGGAAAGAGTTGAAGCTGAGGTCTTTCTTTCAAGGtcccctatgtgaccttgggcaaatacctGTTCTCTCTGCATCTGTtcactcatctataaaacaagcaaATTTCCACCACAGTGCCTGATGCTCCCCAagaactctctctgtctctcctcccattTTAGGGTGAGGGCGAAATGCAGGAAGGAAGATCAAGTGATTGTATAACCTAATGGGCCTTTGAAGTGATTCCTGTGAAGTTTATTCACTGAACTGAGTTTTTGAGGAAACATGTGTGTCCTGGTCAGGGTCTAGGGAGAAGATTAATGACTGGTGGGCTCTTTGTACCTGCTAATGCCACCTTGCATCCAGAGTCATTCTTCTTGGAATCTGTAGCAACCCTTTGATGTTCCAGTATTCCATGCATAATATTATAAATGCCTCACTCACCTGCTTCATGAGAGGATATCTTGATGATTTCTGGATTTGTTCTGTACTCTCCCATGGCCCATGTTCAGGTCAATTTCTTCTAGGCATTACATTTCTATGAAAAGTTAGAGAAGTCTTCATTTGCTCATACAGAAATTATATTCCTAACTGACATTATCACAGGGTTAAATGGTGGGAAGGTCAGAGGGTTTTATTGAATGAAAACTGCTCAGAGGAGGAACAGCAAGCTCAGAGAAAGGGTAGGGTTGTACCCCAAACCAAAGTGATAAGAAGGAGCAgagcctagatttgaagtcaCATCCTTTGGTcccaatcttaaaaaaagaaaaacaccacaAATCCCTTGAGGCTATGATTCCTGAATGAGAAGTTTAAACAAACTCAATGTGAAGTCCATGCTACAACCTAATAGCTGCCAGAGGAACTGACTCCCCTGCATTGGAGAAAGGAGTTTTGGATATGATTAGCAGATACCTCAATTGTCAGGGATGCTCCTTTTGTAAATAAGGGGACAGACTGCATCTCTGAAGTAATAAGCAATGTCAGAGCCCAGTGATGACTCTTGCTCCTACCCAGGCCTCCTCCTATGATGTGGGGAAAATTTAGGTGAGAATTTCAATGATGTTTTGTAGCTTTGAAAACAAGCTCACCCAAATCTGTAACTGCTCAATCCCAGATTTGCTGAAGGGGAGTTAGTTCCCCTAACACCATGGACAAACCTCAACCTGGACGCTAGCTTCAATGCATGTTTTCTACTCTAGCGAGGACCTTATGCAACCCTGTGTCTCTGATTGCCACAGACTGCCTCACACTCATCCACAACAAGGAATCCTCCCCTGTTATAGAGGTCAGGCTATTTACTATACACAAGTACCTGCTGAAGAGCAGATTCATTGACTAACACAGTGTGTGTAGGGACAACTTTCATAATGGATGTTTGAGAAACTGGGTTCCACTGAATTGTTAGGTTCCTCCTACTGTGCAGAAGGTCATGTGAGGTAGAATGCATTATGAACTATCACAGCCTTCACAGCCAGTGACACCAATAAAGCCAGAGGTGCCTAGAAAAGCAATCTTCATTTCCTGTCACTGACGGTTTTAGACCATCACACTGCCCTAGGTTATCTGCTAGCTACTGAAGGATGCATCTGTGCCTCAGCCAATACTTCATGTTACTTTGGGATGAAGAGTGGCAGCATCCATGGAGAAAATTGGGGAACAACTCCACTGGTTCTCCAAGTTCAAGCAGAAAGAGCCTGGTCAAGGCCAGGCTCTCAGGGATGGTGACTCCAAGGCCTTCCTCAATCAGTTTCCCCAATCCTCATCTTGTTTGTCATAGAATACTATGGAGGTCCAATGCATACTGACATCTATCCAATGGAAAGATGTATCCCTAGCCATTTTATGTCCTCTTGGTTGAGGTGAATCTCCTCTGAAGGTAAAACTTATGCTGAGGCAGTCTGGAACAGAGGGATTGGGGGTGTATTGAGTAGTCAGAGCTGCCTATGGTCCCACTCTTCCAGACATGGCTCCTATTAAGCCCAACCTGCAATCAGTTGTCATTAGAATTGGCCAATGAAACTCTTCCACAAGTTTGCTGATGTGGCAGTCATTAAATTCTTGTCTTCCTGAATAGGCCTTCCTGGTCAATCTATGCCACTTTGCTAATGGTCCACATCTGATAACTGCCATGTCAGGCTCTATGTATGAAAAACCTACTGAAACCCAGGCCCCTAGTGGCTCTGTTCTTTCCACCAGATCCCTTATCTCATTGGTCACCTGGGCTAGTACCCTCTATTCTGCCCCATGGCATGTTTGGGGAATGAAATATGGCATGACACTCTATCCCTGACTAAATGACCATTCGTCTGTCCATAGCCTCCTAAATGCTTAGTTGTGAGTATCAATAAACAATTTTGACCTATCCCAGTGTTGCTTGGTATCACTCACCTGAGTCAACTGTGATCTCCACAATAAATCTTACATCTATCCCCTTCTCATCACTTCTTAACTGGAATATTTCAACATCCTCCTCAATTTGCTGAAAGATTAAGACTGGACACggagagaggggagaagcatAGTCATGGGGACCAACATTTCAGGGTCAACCCTTTGAGTATGCTGGCTCCTGTCCACCTCCTACAATGACACTTGGAATCTTTCCAAATCCTGCTTTTATTGGATATAGGGCCATGTGACAGTTCAATCCCGGTTAAGGGAAGCAAAACGGAGCAAAATGACATCCTAAATTTAGGATTCCTTCAGTGTAAATCTACCCATTCACATCAAATCATCATCACTAAAATTGCCTACTAAACCCTTAGTCATAGCAAAGTCATCTGATAAAGGAGGAGACTGAATAGGAAATGTTAAGTTCGGAAACTATTAGTGCTGCACACACACAAGAGCAAAACTTGGAGTAAATAAATCCAAAAAATTGGCCTTCCTTTCATCCAATATCTAGGAAGAAATCATAAGTTTTGCTAAGGAGGGAAATTCTATATTTGAGGGGACAGCACTCTAGCTCCTTATAAGTTGAAGGGAAGAAtctgaggaagggagaaatggcTGGCTGCCATTTGGAACTAGATGTACTAAAGGCAGCTCCAAATGAACATGGGCCAAAAGAATGCATGATTTCACCCAGAACCCCATTGCTCTTCTGAGCTTCTTTTTTACTGTTAAGGATGTAACCATCCTTCCAGGCACCCAGGGTTACAACCtcaaagtcctactctgataaGTGAATTTGGACCCCATCTTAACTAGAACCaagcctctccctccctttctggcTCCTAACTCTAAACTCTGtcacctttcttctctttcaagcTCCCCTTTAGTTATTCTCTTTCCTTGCCAGAATGGCATCTCAGTGAGGTCACGAattaccttgtttttattttttaacctcaATACCAATCTATCTGTCTCTCCTTATCTGTCTGCTTGTCCAGCCTATgatcctccccctccttctgccCAGagattcaatcagttgccaaattatGTCACTGTTATATCCACAAAATCGCTGGTATCCATCCAATTCTCTCTACCTGCATCATCACTTATCATCTGGACTACTGAAATAATGTACTGTTGGGATTGTCTATGTCAAGTTTTCATCTTCTTCAGTCTCCCATCTGGTCAACAGCTAAAGGAGTATTCCAAAAGCACTCACTATAAATGTATTTAATTAACTCCCCTGTTTTCTGGTACCTCTTGCATCAGATACAGGCTCCTTTGAGGAGTTCCCTGGTTACATCCTCTCTTTCAAGCCTATTTGCAAGGATATATTATTCCCTTTGACACACTCCATGGTCCAGCCAATTtgtcttcttgcttttctttacaaatgacacttcacttttcatctgcATACCTGCCATGACTGGTGTAAAAATGCATgcctaataaattctttttgactaTTGAGGAAAATACTGCAGTTTTTGGTGACATCTACTgtttaaaaatgatatttctgTTTACTTAAAGGTTAAGAGCAgatgaggagaaaagg from Trichosurus vulpecula isolate mTriVul1 chromosome X unlocalized genomic scaffold, mTriVul1.pri SUPER_X_unloc_3, whole genome shotgun sequence includes the following:
- the LOC118833207 gene encoding 60S ribosomal protein L34-like, coding for MVQRLTYHRRLSYNTASNKTRLSRTPGNRIVYLYTKKVGKAPKSACGVCPGRLRGVRAVRPKVLMRLSKTKKHVSRVYGGSMCAKCVCDRIKHAFLIEEQKIVVKLLKTQAQSQKSK